A window of the Candidatus Kryptoniota bacterium genome harbors these coding sequences:
- a CDS encoding Glu/Leu/Phe/Val dehydrogenase — translation MDSTIYKEPAPIEDIENPFESMMQRFDVAAELLELERGVYEYLKTPVKQVIVSIPIQMDSGEIEVFEGFRVIHNDALGPSKGGIRYSPDLTLDEVKALAAWMTWKCSIANIPFGGAKGGVRCDPSKLTPVELEKITRRFTANMLDVFGPDKDIPAPDMNTNEQIMAWIMDTYSMHSRKTETAVVTGKPLIIGGSLGRREATGRGVMVMTFAAMAKRGLNPKQTTCAVQGFGNVGSVSAKLLSEQGLKVVAISDVSSGYYNKKGIDVNQAIEWVQKHRVLEGSGIGDSISNEELLELEVDVLVPAAREDQITHKNASKIKAKIIVEGANGPTAAKADPILDGNGILVVPDILANSGGVTVSYFEWVQDRQGYFWTLDRVNRRLERMMHDAFTNVFMSAEKHKVSMRLGAYILAIDKVARTLKVRGIYA, via the coding sequence ATGGACTCGACGATCTACAAAGAACCGGCACCCATTGAAGATATTGAAAATCCTTTCGAGTCAATGATGCAGCGGTTCGATGTCGCGGCGGAACTTTTGGAGCTTGAACGCGGCGTTTATGAATATTTGAAAACGCCTGTCAAACAGGTGATAGTTTCAATCCCAATTCAGATGGACAGCGGTGAAATTGAAGTCTTTGAGGGATTTCGCGTGATCCACAACGATGCCCTCGGACCGTCCAAAGGCGGAATCAGGTATTCGCCCGATCTGACTCTCGATGAAGTGAAAGCGCTTGCAGCATGGATGACATGGAAATGTTCGATTGCAAATATACCGTTCGGCGGTGCGAAGGGCGGAGTCAGGTGCGACCCTTCAAAGTTGACGCCTGTTGAGCTTGAGAAGATCACCCGCCGCTTCACGGCGAACATGCTGGATGTGTTTGGGCCTGACAAAGACATTCCCGCTCCGGATATGAACACGAATGAGCAGATCATGGCATGGATCATGGACACTTACAGCATGCACAGTCGCAAGACCGAAACCGCCGTTGTCACGGGGAAGCCTTTGATCATCGGCGGGTCACTTGGGCGGCGTGAAGCCACGGGACGCGGAGTGATGGTGATGACCTTCGCCGCAATGGCAAAGAGAGGTCTGAATCCGAAGCAGACGACTTGCGCCGTTCAGGGTTTCGGAAATGTGGGATCGGTTTCTGCTAAACTACTTAGCGAACAGGGCTTGAAAGTGGTCGCGATCAGCGACGTAAGCAGCGGATATTATAATAAGAAAGGCATCGACGTCAACCAGGCGATCGAGTGGGTTCAAAAGCACCGCGTCCTCGAAGGTAGCGGCATCGGGGATTCGATATCGAATGAGGAGCTTCTTGAACTTGAGGTTGATGTCCTTGTGCCGGCGGCCCGCGAGGATCAGATTACTCACAAGAACGCGTCGAAGATAAAGGCGAAGATTATTGTCGAGGGTGCCAATGGCCCGACTGCTGCCAAGGCGGATCCAATACTTGACGGGAATGGAATTCTCGTCGTCCCGGATATTCTGGCGAACTCAGGCGGAGTGACTGTCAGCTATTTTGAGTGGGTGCAGGACCGCCAGGGATACTTCTGGACACTTGACCGGGTCAATAGACGCCTGGAACGAATGATGCACGATGCTTTCACAAATGTCTTCATGTCAGCCGAGAAACACAAAGTGTCTATGCGACTTGGAGCTTACATCCTGGCGATAGACAAAGTTGCCAGGACGCTCAAAGTTCGCGGAATTTACGCGTGA